Below is a genomic region from Candidatus Binatia bacterium.
AGAGATTTGAATACGGTGGTCGCGGACGGCGAGACCGTTTTGACGCCGGCCAAGATCTCGCCGATCTCGGCGTAGATCGGCGCCTTCGCGATCAGCACGTCGCCGGCTTCGGCCGCGGCCGCCTCGCGCGAATCGACGACGACGACGTTGGCCATCGCCTCGTCGTCGAGCTCACGCCAATCCGGCCGCGACGATCCGACGGCGTTCACGTGCGCACCCGGCTTCAGCCAAGAGCCCTCGAGGATCGGCTCACGCGCCGCCGTTGCCGTCACGACCACGTCCGCGCCCCGCACGGCCGACTCGGGGCGATCGACGGCCGTCACGCCGTGCTCGCGCGCGAACCGCTCAGCGTGCTCCGCGGTGCGGCTCCAGACGCGCACTTCGGAAAACGTGCGAACCCTGCCGAGCGCGTGCAGATGCGCGCGGGCCTGCACCCCGCTGCCGAGCAGCGCGAGCACGCGGCATTCCTTCGGCGCCAGCCGGCGCGTGGCCGCCGCCGAGACCGCGGCGGTGCGCATCTCCGTGATGAGGCGCCCGTCCATGACCGCCAGGGGCAGGCCGGTGTCCGTTTCATAGAGCACGATCGTCGCGTTGTGCGTGTGCCGCTCCGTGCCCGCGTTGACCGGATAGAACGACACGAACTTCACGCCCATCACGTCGCCGGCAACCGCCGGCATGACGCCCAGGTAGCGGCGGCGTTCCTCGATCGTCAGTATCGTGCGCACGGGCTGGATGACCGCGCCGCTCGAGAAATCCGCGAGCGCGCGCTCCATCGCATCGATCAGCTCGTCCCAACGCAAGCGCGATCGAACGGCTTCCTCATCTAGATAAACCACCCCGAGCCTAGTGTGACGTCGCGAGCTGCGCCAGCGCCGCCGTAGCCGCCGGGGAACGCGGGCTCGCCGTGAGCTCGGCTTGCAAGGCTAATCTCGCGACGTCGCGCTTACCCAGCCGCAGCGCGAGCTGCGCTAGCGCCATGTGCGGGGAGTAGTAGTAGAGTCCCGGCGTCTCCTCGCCCAGGCCCTTAGCGACGCTCGCCGCCGCGGACGCGCGCGTCAGCAGCGTTAGGGCCGCGGCATCGTCGTGGCTCGACAGCGCGATCTCGGCCTCGAGCGTGGCGCGCATCGCATCGTACAGCGCCGCAGCATACGGATCGTCCGGATGTTTGGGAATATCGCCGAGCGACTCGCGCGCCAGCGCGATGTTGCCGAGCTTGACGTACGCGAGTCCGCGCGCAAACGGCATCGTCCCGGTCGTTCCCTTCGTGTAGGGCAGTGCCAACACGTCCCGCCACTGCCGGTCGGCGACGAGCTGGCGCGCGATGAACACCGGATCGTCCTCGCGGCGCGCGACGGTTATCGCCTCCGACAAGTGGCCCGTCTCCGTCAACGCGTAGAGCAGAAAGTCCACGTTGTGGTCGTGGTAATACCGCGGCGCGCTGTAGTATCCCGGATGACAGCACGCAAAGGCGGCGAAGTCCATCGCCACGGAGCGCTCTCCCACGTTCAGCGCCTCCTCGTACAGACCGACGTCGAAGAACGTATGTCCCGGCATGTGCGTGAGGTGCGAGTCTTCCGAGGGAAGGTTGAACGCCGCGAGCCGACGCGCGGTGGTGACGGCGGCCTGCGAATTCCCGGCCATCTGTGCCGCGTGAATATAAAAATGCAACAAGCCGACGTGCTGTGGAAAGTTCGCGAGGTCGGCCTGGAAGAGCGGCAGCAGCGCTGCGACGCGGGCAACCCGCGCCGCGCGTTGGGCAACCGTCACGCCCCGGCCCCCGTGGCCAAACGCG
It encodes:
- a CDS encoding ornithine cyclodeaminase family protein, which produces MVYLDEEAVRSRLRWDELIDAMERALADFSSGAVIQPVRTILTIEERRRYLGVMPAVAGDVMGVKFVSFYPVNAGTERHTHNATIVLYETDTGLPLAVMDGRLITEMRTAAVSAAATRRLAPKECRVLALLGSGVQARAHLHALGRVRTFSEVRVWSRTAEHAERFAREHGVTAVDRPESAVRGADVVVTATAAREPILEGSWLKPGAHVNAVGSSRPDWRELDDEAMANVVVVDSREAAAAEAGDVLIAKAPIYAEIGEILAGVKTVSPSATTVFKSLGLAVEDIAAAKLVAQAASPEDQ